A single Campylobacter ureolyticus ACS-301-V-Sch3b DNA region contains:
- a CDS encoding ATP-binding protein: MNNFTLIKDIFVENDNIKDFVNLDKSNLAYHKILSALQKPLKLILFYGKPGTGKTFLLYKIKEDLEDRVKVVFFPQPFFNEKEFFHEMYLQIFNEEPKELVDSYESFMRIYKNSDLNTGEQVVILLDEAQLYPPVLIEKIRLMADSRLFKFLFTVHKTDEEDALAKDYFKTRIWSSIELPNSTLSELKLYIEKKLLFHNFHAYYYQYNDDNFNLIYHLTDGNLRNLNKLLFKIYEICEYYEVNKPTEVNASGFSNKIIEMAAISVGLINA; this comes from the coding sequence ATGAATAATTTTACTCTAATTAAGGATATTTTTGTCGAGAATGATAATATTAAAGATTTTGTCAATCTCGACAAATCAAATCTTGCGTATCATAAAATTTTAAGTGCTTTACAAAAACCGCTAAAGCTTATTCTTTTTTATGGTAAGCCGGGAACTGGAAAGACTTTTTTACTTTATAAAATTAAAGAAGATTTAGAAGATAGGGTAAAAGTAGTTTTTTTTCCACAACCTTTTTTTAATGAAAAAGAGTTTTTTCATGAGATGTATTTACAAATTTTTAATGAGGAACCAAAAGAGCTTGTAGATAGCTATGAAAGCTTCATGCGTATTTATAAAAACAGCGATTTAAATACTGGCGAGCAGGTAGTAATACTGCTTGATGAAGCTCAGTTATACCCACCAGTTTTAATAGAAAAAATTCGTCTTATGGCTGATAGTAGGCTTTTTAAATTTCTTTTTACAGTGCATAAAACAGATGAAGAAGATGCTTTGGCAAAAGACTATTTTAAAACTAGAATTTGGTCAAGTATAGAGCTTCCTAATTCAACCTTAAGTGAATTAAAACTTTATATTGAAAAAAAACTTTTATTTCATAACTTTCATGCTTATTATTATCAGTATAATGATGATAATTTTAATTTAATTTATCATCTAACTGATGGAAATTTAAGGAATTTAAATAAGCTTTTATTTAAAATTTACGAAATTTGTGAATATTATGAAGTAAATAAACCAACAGAAGTTAATGCATCAGGATTTAGTAATAAAATCATTGAAATGGCTGCTATTAGTGTAGGACTTATAAATGCTTGA
- a CDS encoding CDC27 family protein, whose translation MLEHFEITELEEKWNEYNKNRGKLSKNLSFKKSVVIAFLAASVFLGLIFWLVFSNKKDNIEVKTAQASVKTETLPNVKNIEVEKNNSFNKKESSDTRGELNFNNIGINSSVDAGGFILNNTYEQEKPTIFKEEKTFSSIPKDEIIDFGNPPTPPQTVSNRSYTKVENTPKKGRVIIKTSPLRVNKNSLEEKFYASNDILYSLKLAQNAYDNKRYDEAIKWALISNEIDKDSAKSWIIFAKANYKKGNKQDALIALENFNSRVSNPEVIATIKQMKNGDLR comes from the coding sequence ATGCTTGAACATTTTGAAATTACAGAATTAGAAGAAAAATGGAATGAATATAATAAAAATAGAGGAAAATTATCTAAAAATTTAAGTTTTAAAAAATCAGTTGTTATAGCTTTTTTGGCTGCATCAGTTTTTTTAGGCTTAATATTTTGGCTTGTATTTTCTAATAAAAAAGACAATATTGAAGTAAAAACTGCACAAGCTTCAGTAAAAACTGAAACTTTGCCCAATGTAAAAAACATAGAAGTTGAAAAAAATAACAGTTTTAATAAAAAAGAGTCTAGCGATACAAGGGGTGAATTAAATTTTAATAATATAGGAATAAACTCTAGTGTTGATGCTGGTGGTTTTATATTAAATAACACTTATGAGCAAGAAAAACCAACTATTTTTAAAGAAGAAAAGACCTTTTCTTCAATACCTAAAGATGAAATAATTGACTTTGGAAATCCTCCAACGCCTCCACAAACGGTTTCTAATAGAAGTTATACCAAAGTTGAAAACACTCCTAAAAAAGGGAGAGTTATTATAAAAACTTCTCCTTTAAGAGTAAATAAAAATTCCCTCGAAGAGAAATTTTATGCAAGCAATGACATACTATATTCTTTAAAGCTTGCTCAAAATGCTTATGATAATAAAAGATATGATGAAGCTATTAAATGGGCATTAATATCAAATGAAATAGATAAAGATAGCGCAAAAAGTTGGATAATTTTTGCAAAAGCAAATTATAAAAAAGGCAATAAGCAAGATGCTTTAATAGCTCTTGAAAATTTCAACTCAAGAGTTTCTAATCCAGAAGTTATAGCCACAATTAAACAGATGAAAAATGGTGATTTAAGATGA